GAGAGCAAAGATATAATATAAATATCTTAAGGAAGCATTAAATAGTTTAAACCACGTGCCTTTATATGGCTGTTGTCTTTTAAATCGCTTAATAACAGATATTTGCCTAAATTATTCAAATATACTTTTCGCCATAGATTTAGTCGTAAGATATTATGACAAATTGACCATGCAAGACAGTGGGGTTGATAAAGGAGCACTGGAGACTCTAATATCGCTCTTCTGAGAATGAATCTGTTGACATCTACAGATGCTCTGTTGCTTATGTCTGCCTCAACAAAATGAAAGGTAGAAAGCCGAAAATTCCGATAGACATCGGAGGCTGCTCACAGAAAAACAGGACCGAATCCGATTAATTTCGAAAGCAGCCGGACTTTTTCTCTGGATCGCTGAAAAACAAATGAAAGATCAGCTTCTTATGGTTTCTCGAACCAATTTCAACAGGGGCTTGTTGGTAATGGGTCAGAGACGTTAGAAAAACGGGGAGAGTTGTGGCTTTGAGGGCTATAGCTTCGCTAATGTTTCAATGCCTTTTTGCCTAAACCATTTATTGGGCATATTTTTACATTTTTTCAATCAATCAATTTCAATCTCTAAAAATTTAAAGAAATGATAGAACTATACAAGATGTTCTTACGAATTGGGTTGTTGTCTATTTTGACGTTCACATTTTTCGTCAATATTATTCAGGCACAAACTTATACGTTTACAAGTGCCGGGGCTACTGGCAGAGAAGGCCCGACTCAGTCTGAAGTTAATACCGAGTACACGAATACACCATTAGATGGGAAAGTAACAGTTACTAATGGAATTCAAAAGTGGTCTGTTCCAGCAACAGGCCTGTATGAGATTGAAGTTTATGGAGCTGAAGGAGGTGGCCCGGCTGGTGGTTTGGGCGCTTATATGAAAGGCACTTTTAGTTTAACTCAAGGGGATTCACTTCAAATCTTGGTAGGTCAGGAAGGTGAAGTCGGAGGATCTCGCTTGTTAACCGGAGGAGGAGGTGGAGGAACTTTTGTTGTTGATGACAACAACAATCCACTCATTATTGCTGGTGGCGGTGGTGGTGGTGCAGCCATGTTGCCACAACGACATGGAACTGCCTCCGCAATAGCAAATGATGGTCAATGTCCTGTTGGGGGAGCGGCTGACAATTGCGATTACAACGGAACCGGGGGAGCTACAAATGAAACATATTCACCTGGTGGTGCTTATAGCACTGATGGAGGTACCTCAGGAAGAAGGGGTACTGGTGGTGCTGGTTTCTACTCTGATGGTGAAATTGGACAATCTGTTGCTTTTTCAGGTTCCGCTCCATCCTCATTTTTGAATGGCGGAGAAGGATCAGATGGTGCACACGCTGATGGTGGATTTGGTGGCGGTGGCGGTGCTTATGAATCTGGCTATGATGGCGGTGCCGGTGGCGGAGGCTATTCCGGTGGCGGAGGAGCAACCGATCGAAATAATAACTCCGATCAAGTAGGTGGAGGTGGCGGCTCTTTCAATGCGGGCTCTGATATAGATAGTAGTTCCGGTGTTAAAAGCGGTCACGGCTTGGTTATTATTACCCCCTTATCCACAGGAGCCACCAATGATGTAGGAGTTGTTTCAATTGACTCCCCTAATGTATATTGTCCTGGAACACACAATGTAGTTGCAACCGTTCAGAACTTCGGCATCAATCAAATTGACAGCGTTACATTGAATTGGAGCGTTGATGGTGTTGCACAAACTTCTGTAAAGTATATAGGTACACTTGATACATTTGGTGGTACAGGTAGTCCGACAGTTCAGGTTACACTAGGCAGTTTCAATTTCAGCACTAACGCTCCTTACGACATCGATGTGTGGACTACCATGCCGAATGGTGTAGCAGATACGGTTCCTGCAAATGATCTGGCAGAGGCTACCAAGCAATCCAGCCTTCCTCCGCCAACCGGTCTGAGGGCATCGGTAGTCAATGCAACTGATGCTGTACTAAAATGGAATGGAGGCTCTACGACCAATTCATGGTTATATTCGAATGTAACTTTTGGTAATTCTCCAACGAACCCCGGTACCAGTGTATCAGTAGATTCAGCGGAAATTACCTCACTTTCACCCACTACTACTTATGACTTTTATGTGCGTGAAGTATGCCCCACTGGAGATACTTCGGCATGGGCCGGACCATTTACCTACAGGACACCCTGCAGCTCAATTCTGAATGGAGATTATACGATTGATCCCGGACAATCTGTATCTCCAACCAATTTTGTGAGTATTGCTGATGCGGTGGACGCCTTGGATGAATGTGGCATTAACGCACCGGTTACTTTCAGGATTGCTTCCGGCACTTACAATGAACAGCTTGAACTGGAAGAAATTGCTGGCGCTTCGGCCACCAACACCATTCGGTTTGTGGGGCCACAAACAGGAACGGCTGAGA
This sequence is a window from Bacteroidia bacterium. Protein-coding genes within it:
- a CDS encoding fibronectin type III domain-containing protein — encoded protein: MIELYKMFLRIGLLSILTFTFFVNIIQAQTYTFTSAGATGREGPTQSEVNTEYTNTPLDGKVTVTNGIQKWSVPATGLYEIEVYGAEGGGPAGGLGAYMKGTFSLTQGDSLQILVGQEGEVGGSRLLTGGGGGGTFVVDDNNNPLIIAGGGGGGAAMLPQRHGTASAIANDGQCPVGGAADNCDYNGTGGATNETYSPGGAYSTDGGTSGRRGTGGAGFYSDGEIGQSVAFSGSAPSSFLNGGEGSDGAHADGGFGGGGGAYESGYDGGAGGGGYSGGGGATDRNNNSDQVGGGGGSFNAGSDIDSSSGVKSGHGLVIITPLSTGATNDVGVVSIDSPNVYCPGTHNVVATVQNFGINQIDSVTLNWSVDGVAQTSVKYIGTLDTFGGTGSPTVQVTLGSFNFSTNAPYDIDVWTTMPNGVADTVPANDLAEATKQSSLPPPTGLRASVVNATDAVLKWNGGSTTNSWLYSNVTFGNSPTNPGTSVSVDSAEITSLSPTTTYDFYVREVCPTGDTSAWAGPFTYRTPCSSILNGDYTIDPGQSVSPTNFVSIADAVDALDECGINAPVTFRIASGTYNEQLELEEIAGASATNTIRFVGPQTGTAE